A genome region from Coffea arabica cultivar ET-39 chromosome 7e, Coffea Arabica ET-39 HiFi, whole genome shotgun sequence includes the following:
- the LOC113702018 gene encoding phospholipase D delta-like, translating to MAAEDSTKGSVYLYGDLYLHVIEARHLPNMDLTSERLRRCFTVCQPCIKPLSSDSSDPGLEHHHHDKKLIHHHPKIITSDPYVTVSVPQATLVRTHVVPNSQNPKWDERFSIPMAHPLQFLEFRVKDNDVFGAQSMGTVKIPVDRIASGEVISGWYPLTDQDGKPPKPDSALRLEMKFVPADKSPFHKHGIAGDPDQNGVRNTYFPLRKGHSLTLYQDAHVTDDAKLPRIELDDGMVYEQNKCWEDICYAIAEAHHLIYIVGWSVFHKIKLIREPTRPVPRGGDLTLGELLKYKSQEGVRVLLLVWDDKTSHHKLFIKTEGLMQTHDEETKKFFKHSSVICVLSPRYASSKLSYMKQKVVGTFFTHHQKCVLVDTQAFGNNRKITAFLGGLDLCDGRYDTPEHRIFHGLDSVFKDDFHQPTFPVGTKAPRQPWHDLHCRIDGPAAYDVLLNFAQRWRRATRWREFSILKKRMARWHDDAMIKIERISWILSPALSVSRDGSDKVPEDDPKLYVCGVDHQENWNVQIFRSIDSGSVKGFPKYIYGAEAEKLNYSKKLVIDRSIQTAYIQAIRSAQHFIYIENQYFLGSSYAWPSYKDAGADHQIPMELVLKIVSKIRAGERFAVYVVVPMWPEGDPKTNSMQEILFWQNQTMQMMYQIIAEELKTMKLVDSHPQDYLNFYCLGKREEIPDTISQSSGDADKVSDSMKYKRFMIYVHAKGMVVDDEYVIIGSANLNQRSMAGTKDTEIAMGAYQPHHTWAKKTQHPRGQIYGYRMSLWAEHLGLENEEKHFEDPQMLECVKRVNEIAEDNWKRYTDENFSLLQGHLLKYPVQVDADGKVGPLPGCETFPDVGGGIVGTHFTAIPDVLTT from the exons ATGGCGGCTGAGGATTCAACCAAGGGATCGGTTTACTTGTACGGCGACTTATATTTGCACGTAATTGAGGCCCGTCATCTCCCCAACATGGACCTCACTTCTGAGCGTCTCCGCCGCTGCTTCACCGTCTGCCAGCCCTGCATTAAACCCCTCTCCTCCGACTCTTCCGACCCCGGACTAGAACATCACCACCACGATAAGAAACTCATCCACcatcaccccaaaatcatcaccAGCGACCCTTACGTTACTGTCTCCGTCCCTCAAGCCACTCTCGTCCGCACCCACGTGGTGCCCAACTCCCAGAATCCCAAGTGGGACGAGAGGTTCAGTATTCCCATGGCTCACCCTCTTCAGTTTCTGGAGTTCCGGGTCAAGGACAATGACGTTTTCGGAGCTCAAAGTATGGGGACAGTGAAAATACCCGTTGATAGAATCGCCTCTGGAGAAGTGATCTCCGGGTGGTATCCGTTGACTGACCAAGATGGGAAGCCGCCGAAACCGGACTCCGCTCTCCGCTTGGAGATGAAATTCGTTCCTGCTGATAAAAGCCCGTTTCACAAGCATGGCATTGCGGGCGACCCGGACCAAAATGGGGTGAGGAATACTTATTTTCCGCTAAGAAAAGGGCATTCGCTTACCCTTTATCAGGATGCTCATGTTACTGATGATGCCAAGTTGCCTAGGATTGAATTGGACGATGGGATGGTTTATGAGCAGAATAAATGCTGGGAAGATATCTGCTACGCGATAGCAGAAGCTCATCATTTGATTTACATTGTGGGTTGGTCCGTTTTTCACAAGATTAAGTTGATTAGAGAGCCCACTCGGCCGGTGCCGCGAGGTGGGGATTTGACTCTAGGAGAATTGTTGAAGTATAAGTCACAAGAAGGGGTTCGGGTTCTGCTGTTGGTTTGGGATGATAAGACTTCTCACCATAAACTCTTCATTAAAACG GAGGGGCTGATGCAAACCCATGATGAAGAGACCAAGAAATTTTTCAAGCATTCATCCGTGATTTGTGTTTTGTCACCACGTTACGCCAGCAGTAAGCTCAGCTACATGAAACAGAAG GTTGTTGGCACTTTCTTTACCCACCATCAGAAATGTGTTCTTGTAGATACGCAGGCTTTTGGTAACAATCGAAAAATTACTGCATTTTTGGGTGGTCTTGATCTCTGTGATGGTCGCTATGATACTCCTGAGCATCGAATATTTCATGGGCTTGACTCTGTATTTAAGGATGATTTCCATCAACCTACATTTCCG GTAGGAACGAAAGCTCCTAGACAACCATGGCATGATTTACATTGCCGAATTGATGGGCCTGCTGCATATGATGTCCTCCTGAACTTTGCTCAGCGTTGGAGAAGAGCAACAAGGTGGAGAGAATTTAGTATACTAAAGAAGCGGATGGCCCGTTGGCATGATGACGCCATGATAAAAATTGAACGTATATCGTGGATACTCAGTCCAGCGCTGTCTGTTTCGAGGGATGGAAGTGATAAGGTTCCTGAGGATGACCCCAAACTATATGTTTGTGGTGTAGATCACCAAGAAAATTGGAATGTGCAG ATTTTTCGGTCCATCGATTCAGGATCAGTCAAGGGCTTCCCCAAGTACATTTATGGTGCTGAGGCAGAG AAACTCAATTACTCGAAAAAGCTGGTGATAGACAGATCCATCCAAACAGCATATATACAGGCTATCAGATCTGCTCAGCATTTCATATACATTGAGAACCAATATTTTCTTGGCTCATCATATGCTTGGCCATCATACAAAGATGCAG GAGCTGATCATCAAATCCCAATGGAGTTGGTGCTGAAAATTGTGAGTAAGATAAGAGCTGGGGAGAGATTTGCGGTGTATGTTGTTGTACCGATGTGGCCTGAGGGTGATCCCAAAACAAATAGCATGCAAGAAATTCTTTTTTGGCAG AACCAGACAATGCAGATGATGTATCAGATTATAGCTGAGGAGCTTAAAACCATGAAACTTGTTGACTCTCATCCCCAAGATTATTTGAATTTCTATTGCCTTGGCAAGCGTGAGGAGATTCCAGATACGATTAGTCAGTCTAGTGGAGATGCTGATAAG GTGTCTGACTCCATGAAGTATAAGCGCTTTATGATATACGTTCATGCAAAAGGAATGGTAGTGGATGACGAGTATGTAATCATAGGGTCTGCAAATCTGAACCAAAGATCTATGGCCGGCACAAAAGACACTGAGATTGCTATGGGTGCATATCAGCCCCACCACACATGGGCCAAAAAAACCCAGCATCCGCGTGGGCAG ATATATGGCTACAGAATGTCACTGTGGGCTGAACACCTTGGTCTGGAGAATGAGGAGAAACATTTTGAAGATCCCCAAATGTTGGAATGCGTGAAAAGAGTTAATGAGATTGCTGAAGATAACTGGAAGAGATACACGGATGAGAATTTCAGCTTGCTGCAAGGCCATCTTCTCAAGTACCCAGTACAGGTAGATGCTGATGGCAAAGTAGGCCCCTTGCCGGGATGCGAAACTTTCCCCGATGTCGGGGGTGGAATAGTTGGAACTCATTTCACTGCTATTCCTGACGTCTTGACAACATAG
- the LOC113701984 gene encoding uncharacterized protein, with protein MADSPRKRYSRSPSPWEEKSRSPVRSRSRSRSRSRSWPRPKATSRSRSRSTSRSRGRTENAINSGNTLYVTGLSTRVTERDLEDHFSKEGKVKSVFLVVEPRSRVSRGFSFITMDSAEDANRCIKHLNQSILEGRYITVERSRRKRPRTPTPGHYLGLKSSRGDGFRGDRGRYRGGSSHDDYGYRRSPKRSPYRGGRDYSPKRSPYGGRSRRDRSRSYSPYRSPERNYARGSR; from the exons ATG GCTGATTCTCCTCGCAAAAG GTACTCAAGGTCTCCCTCTCCTTGGGAAGAAAAGTCAAGGTCCCCAGTGCGCTCAAGGTCTAGATCAAGATCCAGGTCTCGGTCGTGGCCAAGGCCAAAGGCTACATCTAGGTCAAGGTCCAGATCTACGTCCAGGAGTCGTGGGAG GACTGAGAATGCCATTAATTCTGGGAATACACTTTATGTGACTGGCCTGTCCACACGGGTCACAGAAAGAGATCTCGAAGATCATTTTTCGAAGGAAGGAAAG GTGAAATCAGTTTTTCTAGTTGTGGAGCCACGTTCTCGTGTGTCTCGTGGCTTTTCTTTTATCACGATGGATAGTGCTGAGGATGCCAATCGGTGCATCAAACATCTGAATCAGTCAATTCTTGAGGGCCGATACATAACTGTGGAGAGG TCCCGGAGGAAACGGCCTAGGACTCCAACACCTGGTCATTATCTTGGGCTTAAAAGCAGTAGGGGCGATG GTTTTCGTGGTGACCGTGGTAGGTATCGCGGAGGATCTAGCCATGATGACTATGGGTATCGGAGGTCTCCCAAGCGATCACCTTATCGCGGCGGACGTGATTACTCCCCCAAGCGATCACCATATGGTGGAAGGTCAAGAAGGGATAGGTCAAGGTCCTATTCTCCTTACCGTAGTCCTGAAAGGAACTATGCTCGTGGCTCTAGATGA